The Endozoicomonas montiporae CL-33 genome contains a region encoding:
- the nhaA gene encoding Na+/H+ antiporter NhaA: MHLRRLHHFLRQDYAVGVLLIVAAILAKIAVNSPLAEYYDLLLQMPVHFSVGLLEINKPLLLWINDGLMAVFFLLIGLEVKYEILRGDLSTPAQIALPGIAAIGGMVVPALVYIFFNYNDPLAMQGWAIPAATDIAFAVGILALLGKRVPTSLKTFLLALAIFDDLGAIVIIALFYTSDMSIASMVLGSIFLAILVILNRMNVAKTGPYLFVGALLWICVLKSGVHATLAGVLLAFTIPLNLRDRKGRSPLKALQHKLHSRVNYFILPVFAFANAGIELNWPQLQSLLSPIPLGIMMGLFVGKQLGVFAFCYVAIKAGVAKMPPGANWMQLYGLSILCGIGFTMSLFIGSLAFEDLGIAYLATDRIGILAGSFLSAVAGYYVLRLSSLPKDPPPISAAITHPQQNRSDQ; this comes from the coding sequence ATGCATTTACGACGGCTACATCACTTTTTACGGCAAGACTACGCGGTTGGCGTTTTACTTATTGTTGCTGCAATTCTTGCAAAAATCGCCGTAAACTCGCCACTGGCTGAATATTACGACCTGCTTCTTCAGATGCCGGTTCACTTCAGCGTTGGCCTGCTGGAAATCAATAAACCCCTGCTGCTATGGATCAATGACGGTCTGATGGCTGTTTTCTTCCTGCTGATTGGTCTGGAAGTAAAATATGAAATCCTCAGGGGCGATCTGAGCACTCCGGCACAGATCGCACTGCCCGGCATTGCAGCTATTGGCGGTATGGTCGTGCCCGCTCTGGTATATATCTTTTTTAATTACAACGACCCACTGGCCATGCAGGGCTGGGCAATTCCTGCCGCCACCGATATTGCCTTTGCTGTCGGAATTCTGGCGTTGCTCGGAAAACGGGTACCCACTTCACTGAAAACCTTTCTGCTGGCTCTGGCTATTTTTGATGACCTTGGCGCTATTGTTATTATCGCCCTGTTCTACACGTCAGATATGTCCATTGCTTCCATGGTGCTTGGTTCTATCTTTCTGGCGATTCTGGTTATCCTGAACCGTATGAACGTCGCCAAAACCGGCCCCTATTTGTTTGTGGGGGCACTGCTGTGGATATGCGTGCTCAAATCCGGTGTTCATGCCACTCTGGCAGGCGTACTGCTGGCGTTCACCATACCGTTAAACCTCAGGGACAGAAAGGGTCGCTCACCACTAAAAGCTTTGCAACACAAACTGCACAGCAGGGTAAACTATTTCATTTTACCGGTTTTCGCCTTTGCCAATGCGGGCATCGAGTTAAACTGGCCTCAGTTACAGTCACTGCTTTCACCCATTCCACTGGGAATCATGATGGGTCTGTTTGTCGGTAAACAGCTGGGCGTATTCGCCTTCTGTTATGTCGCTATCAAGGCCGGTGTCGCCAAAATGCCCCCCGGAGCCAACTGGATGCAGCTCTACGGCCTGTCCATTCTATGCGGTATTGGCTTTACCATGAGCCTGTTTATCGGCTCTCTCGCTTTCGAAGATCTGGGTATTGCCTATCTGGCAACAGACCGGATCGGGATTCTTGCCGGGTCATTCCTGTCAGCCGTGGCCGGTTATTACGTGCTGAGACTCAGCTCTTTGCCCAAAGATCCACCGCCTATTTCTGCTGCAATAACGCATCCACAGCAAAATAGAAGCGATCAATAA
- a CDS encoding PQQ-dependent sugar dehydrogenase, with product MGKLPFKWIVLYIMTLIYLVMMAATVRSSPVPSGSSYTLSTLVSELESPWSMAFLPDQSLLVTERSGQLRRISDGKVSEPVEGVPEVFFRGQGGLLDIKLHPDYEKNGWLYLSYAHGNRDANALRLMRAKLQGLKLVEQQVLFTVTPAKNTPVHYGGRILFLPDQTLLLSTGDGYNFRESSQKKNSLIGKIVRLNDDGSIPEDNPFVGEKGTHSAIWSLGHRNPQGLFYDSRRKQVISHEHGPKGGDEINIIEPGKNYGWPVITYGRDYTGATITPYKEYPGMEQPFVDWTPSIAPSSLVVYYGAMFPELKGDLLATTLVSREVRRVRMDGNNVSGQESLISTPEQRLRHIEVDRKGAIYLLTDQGDLLKVTKQQSPEK from the coding sequence ATGGGAAAATTACCGTTCAAGTGGATTGTTCTTTATATCATGACATTGATCTACCTGGTGATGATGGCGGCCACTGTCAGATCCAGCCCGGTGCCTTCTGGCTCATCGTACACTTTGTCAACACTGGTCAGCGAGCTTGAGTCACCCTGGTCCATGGCTTTCCTGCCAGATCAGAGCCTGCTGGTAACGGAGCGCAGTGGCCAGTTACGACGGATAAGCGATGGCAAGGTATCAGAGCCTGTTGAAGGTGTACCGGAAGTGTTCTTCAGGGGACAGGGAGGGTTGCTGGATATCAAGCTTCACCCTGATTATGAAAAGAATGGCTGGCTGTATCTCAGTTATGCCCATGGAAATCGTGATGCCAACGCTTTGCGTCTGATGCGGGCAAAACTGCAGGGATTAAAGCTGGTTGAACAACAGGTGTTGTTTACTGTCACACCGGCCAAGAATACGCCGGTTCACTACGGTGGGCGCATTCTCTTTTTGCCTGACCAGACGCTGTTGCTGTCAACGGGTGATGGCTATAACTTCCGTGAAAGTTCCCAGAAAAAAAATAGCCTGATCGGTAAAATTGTACGGCTGAACGATGATGGTTCAATTCCTGAAGATAATCCGTTTGTGGGTGAAAAGGGCACGCATTCTGCTATCTGGTCACTGGGGCACAGAAATCCTCAGGGGCTGTTTTATGACAGTAGAAGAAAACAGGTGATTTCCCATGAGCATGGCCCCAAGGGAGGGGATGAAATCAATATTATTGAACCCGGTAAAAACTATGGTTGGCCGGTGATTACCTATGGCAGGGATTATACCGGTGCCACTATTACACCGTATAAAGAATATCCGGGTATGGAGCAGCCTTTTGTGGACTGGACACCGTCCATTGCACCTTCATCACTTGTCGTCTATTACGGGGCAATGTTTCCCGAGCTGAAAGGTGATTTGCTGGCAACCACATTGGTGTCCAGAGAAGTTCGGCGGGTCAGAATGGACGGTAATAATGTGTCAGGACAGGAATCTTTGATATCCACTCCCGAGCAGCGGTTGCGCCATATTGAAGTGGATCGAAAAGGAGCCATTTATTTGCTGACGGATCAGGGTGATCTCTTGAAAGTAACGAAACAGCAGTCACCAGAGAAGTAA
- the hmpA gene encoding NO-inducible flavohemoprotein, which translates to MNLSAETVQTVKATVPVLEEHGVAIVEYFYKDMLSENPELLNVFNAANQRSGRQQAALTGAIYAYAANIDNLDALTSTVQRIAYKHVSFNILPEHYGIVGRHLIKAMAHVLGDKASSRILDAWSEAYNYLASLFIDVEKTIYHEKENAEGGWRGTRPFRIRRKEKESDLITSFYLEPVDGKPVAHFYPGQYISIYIRPDDYDFHCIRQYSLSDAPNGKHYRISVKREGSEASKGLISHYLHDSLNVDDIVQLSPPVGDFFLDPEETTPVVLLSGGVGQTPVLSMLNTLTINKSDRPIRYVHNAINSQVHAFGKHTRALSSQHNNIKQFLFYDAPTQHCSGHDFTGSLDMDSIRQDIQLPGAHYYFCGPAGYLSMINSTLKSWGIPESHIHYEIFGPDHSV; encoded by the coding sequence ATGAACCTGAGCGCTGAGACTGTTCAAACGGTAAAAGCCACTGTTCCGGTGCTGGAGGAGCACGGCGTCGCCATCGTTGAGTATTTCTACAAAGATATGCTGAGTGAAAATCCGGAGCTGCTTAACGTTTTCAACGCGGCTAACCAGCGCAGCGGGCGCCAACAGGCAGCTCTGACAGGAGCTATTTATGCCTACGCTGCCAACATCGATAACCTTGACGCTTTAACGTCCACTGTTCAGCGAATAGCCTACAAGCATGTCAGCTTTAACATTCTGCCAGAGCATTACGGCATTGTTGGCAGACACCTGATTAAAGCCATGGCTCATGTATTGGGCGATAAAGCCAGTTCCCGGATCCTTGATGCCTGGTCAGAAGCGTACAATTATCTTGCCAGCCTTTTCATCGATGTAGAGAAAACCATTTACCATGAAAAAGAGAATGCCGAAGGTGGATGGCGCGGCACCCGCCCGTTTCGCATCAGAAGAAAGGAAAAAGAAAGTGACCTGATTACGTCATTCTACCTTGAGCCCGTCGACGGCAAACCTGTTGCTCATTTTTATCCGGGTCAATACATCAGCATTTATATCCGACCCGATGACTACGACTTTCACTGTATCCGCCAATACAGCCTTTCAGACGCACCGAACGGAAAGCATTACCGGATTTCAGTGAAACGCGAAGGCAGTGAAGCATCAAAAGGCCTCATCTCACATTACTTACATGACTCCCTGAATGTTGACGACATTGTTCAACTGAGTCCGCCCGTAGGTGATTTTTTTCTTGATCCGGAAGAAACTACCCCCGTTGTACTCCTCAGTGGCGGCGTAGGGCAAACACCGGTATTAAGCATGTTAAACACCCTGACCATCAACAAATCAGACCGCCCTATTCGATACGTACACAATGCCATAAACAGCCAGGTTCACGCCTTCGGCAAACACACCAGAGCACTTTCAAGTCAGCATAACAATATCAAACAGTTCCTGTTCTACGACGCACCCACCCAGCATTGCTCCGGGCATGATTTTACCGGATCACTGGATATGGACAGCATCCGTCAGGACATTCAACTTCCCGGTGCCCACTATTACTTTTGTGGACCAGCAGGTTATCTGTCCATGATCAACAGCACACTGAAAAGCTGGGGTATTCCGGAAAGTCATATCCATTATGAAATCTTTGGTCCGGATCATTCTGTATAG
- the hemA gene encoding glutamyl-tRNA reductase has translation MGYLTAGINHKTAPVSLREQVAFAPEQLPEALHDACRFLNTREVAILSTCNRTELYLGSQVNQQLALDWLTQYHNLDHQLLQDHSYIYKNELAVRHIMRVACGLDSMVLGEPQILGQLKSAFATAQEAGTAGSYLSRLFQFSFTKAKQVRTETAIGRQPVSVAYAATTLAKQIFSDLSQNTALLIGAGETIELVAKHLHQQGVRDILVVNRTMSRARMLSDQFGGRSALLSDIPHVLPQADIVISSTASPVPVLGKGVVERALKQRKHRPMFMVDIAVPRDIEQEVGELADIYLYTVDDLQDVIEDNMQQRQEAAYEAEHIVETGADEFMAQLRSLDAVSLLRAYRLQTENIRDIELERAIVMLGNGTPAEQVLTQFARTLTNKLMHTPSVQLKKVASEGLQDRLEWAEELLGVNDND, from the coding sequence ATGGGGTACCTAACAGCCGGAATCAACCATAAAACCGCCCCCGTCTCACTCAGGGAGCAGGTTGCCTTCGCCCCGGAGCAACTGCCTGAAGCACTGCACGATGCCTGTCGCTTTCTGAACACCAGGGAAGTGGCCATCCTCTCCACCTGCAACCGCACCGAACTTTATCTGGGCAGCCAGGTTAACCAGCAGCTCGCCCTTGACTGGCTCACCCAATACCACAACCTTGACCACCAGTTGCTTCAGGATCACAGCTACATTTACAAAAACGAATTAGCAGTACGCCATATTATGCGGGTAGCCTGCGGACTGGACTCCATGGTACTGGGTGAACCGCAAATTCTCGGACAACTGAAAAGTGCTTTTGCCACGGCACAGGAAGCAGGCACTGCCGGTTCTTATCTGTCCCGACTGTTCCAGTTCAGTTTTACCAAAGCAAAGCAGGTTAGAACCGAAACCGCCATTGGCCGTCAGCCGGTTTCTGTTGCTTATGCCGCCACCACACTGGCTAAACAGATTTTCTCGGATCTGAGCCAGAATACCGCCCTGTTGATTGGTGCCGGAGAAACCATTGAGCTGGTCGCCAAACATCTTCATCAGCAAGGCGTTCGCGACATTCTTGTGGTTAATCGAACCATGAGCCGAGCCCGCATGCTGTCGGATCAGTTTGGCGGACGCAGTGCGCTGTTGTCGGACATTCCCCATGTTTTGCCTCAGGCCGATATTGTGATTTCTTCCACCGCCAGCCCGGTTCCGGTTCTCGGCAAAGGTGTGGTTGAACGCGCCCTGAAACAGCGCAAACACCGCCCTATGTTCATGGTCGATATCGCCGTTCCCAGAGACATTGAGCAGGAAGTCGGCGAGCTGGCAGATATTTACCTGTATACCGTGGACGACTTGCAGGATGTGATCGAAGACAACATGCAGCAGCGTCAGGAAGCCGCTTACGAAGCAGAACATATTGTGGAAACCGGCGCCGACGAGTTTATGGCACAACTGCGGTCGCTGGACGCCGTCTCGTTGTTGCGCGCCTACCGTCTGCAAACGGAAAACATCAGAGACATAGAACTGGAAAGAGCCATTGTCATGCTGGGAAACGGCACACCCGCAGAGCAAGTACTGACGCAGTTTGCCAGAACCCTGACCAACAAACTGATGCACACACCCAGTGTCCAGCTAAAAAAAGTAGCATCAGAAGGTCTGCAGGATCGTCTTGAGTGGGCCGAGGAACTGCTCGGCGTCAATGACAACGACTAA
- the prfA gene encoding peptide chain release factor 1 produces the protein MSSNLTTKLDSLLDRYEEIAALLSDPGVIGDQDQFRKLSKEYAELEPVVQAYQEYRQVIDNMEEAQTMIGEDDPDMAEMAEEELQEGKAQLPELEQNLQLLLLPKDPRDASNTFLEIRAGTGGDEAAIFAGDLFRMYSRYAEKQGWKIEIISANDGEHGGYREIITRFVGNAVYGRLKFESGAHRVQRVPETESQGRIHTSACTVAIMPEPDEQEAIEIKKEDLRVDTFRSSGAGGQHVNTTDSAIRLTHLPTGMVVECQDERSQHKNRAKAMALLSAKLQTAQDEAAAKEISDARKSLVGSGDRSERIRTYNYPQGRVTDHRINLTLYKLSEIIEGDLDPVVEPLLQEHQAELLTGLSNE, from the coding sequence CTGAGCAGTAACCTGACAACCAAACTCGACAGCCTGCTGGACCGTTATGAAGAGATCGCCGCCCTGTTGAGCGATCCGGGAGTGATTGGCGATCAGGACCAATTCCGCAAACTGTCCAAAGAGTACGCCGAACTGGAGCCTGTGGTACAAGCGTATCAGGAATACCGTCAGGTCATTGACAATATGGAAGAAGCCCAGACCATGATCGGGGAAGACGACCCGGACATGGCCGAGATGGCAGAAGAAGAATTGCAGGAGGGCAAAGCTCAACTCCCAGAGCTGGAGCAAAACCTGCAACTGCTGCTTTTACCAAAAGATCCACGGGACGCATCCAACACCTTTCTGGAAATCCGAGCAGGCACCGGTGGCGATGAAGCCGCTATTTTTGCGGGCGACCTGTTCCGCATGTACTCCCGCTACGCAGAAAAGCAGGGCTGGAAAATTGAAATTATCAGTGCCAACGACGGTGAACACGGCGGTTATCGGGAAATCATTACCCGCTTTGTCGGTAATGCCGTTTATGGTCGCCTGAAGTTTGAATCCGGCGCCCACCGGGTTCAGCGTGTGCCGGAAACAGAGTCTCAGGGACGCATCCACACTTCCGCCTGTACGGTCGCTATTATGCCAGAACCGGACGAGCAGGAAGCCATCGAAATTAAAAAGGAAGACTTGCGGGTAGATACCTTCCGCTCTTCCGGCGCCGGTGGTCAGCACGTTAATACCACCGATTCGGCCATTCGTCTGACTCACCTGCCCACCGGTATGGTGGTGGAATGTCAGGACGAACGCTCTCAGCACAAGAACCGTGCCAAAGCGATGGCATTGCTGTCTGCAAAACTGCAAACTGCACAGGATGAAGCCGCGGCCAAGGAAATCAGTGATGCCCGCAAGAGTCTGGTCGGCAGCGGTGACCGTTCGGAGCGAATCCGTACTTACAACTATCCGCAGGGACGAGTGACCGATCATCGCATCAACCTGACGCTGTACAAACTGTCTGAAATTATTGAAGGCGATCTTGATCCGGTGGTTGAACCACTGTTGCAGGAGCATCAGGCAGAGCTGTTAACAGGCCTGTCCAATGAGTGA
- a CDS encoding porin family protein yields the protein MKKLTTAALIAALGVSANVMAADWFVGGSIGAGFNDQSVSGTNLRKADDPIRYGLHVGAYLNDNMRVYGSYNTGKDDAKRNGVKTEMTQEQFLLSADYLFGTGALKPFAGLTIGHDNTEFKVSGENGFKKDKGNIAMGGQVGAVYALGNFDLEGGYRHLWHDTKIRANGATLKNKSDGNLYASVSYRF from the coding sequence ATGAAAAAGCTCACAACTGCTGCCCTGATTGCTGCACTGGGTGTATCTGCTAACGTAATGGCTGCCGACTGGTTTGTTGGCGGTAGCATTGGTGCCGGTTTTAATGATCAGTCTGTTTCCGGCACTAACCTCAGAAAAGCTGATGACCCTATTCGTTACGGCCTGCACGTCGGTGCCTACCTGAATGACAACATGCGTGTTTACGGTTCTTACAACACTGGTAAGGACGACGCCAAGCGAAACGGCGTAAAAACTGAAATGACTCAGGAACAGTTCCTGCTGTCTGCCGACTACCTGTTCGGCACTGGCGCCCTGAAGCCTTTTGCTGGTCTGACTATTGGTCATGACAATACCGAGTTCAAGGTAAGCGGCGAAAACGGCTTCAAGAAAGACAAAGGCAACATCGCCATGGGTGGCCAGGTAGGTGCCGTTTATGCCTTGGGCAACTTTGATCTGGAAGGCGGTTATCGCCACCTGTGGCATGACACCAAAATCCGCGCTAACGGCGCAACACTGAAGAACAAGAGCGATGGCAACCTGTACGCATCTGTGTCTTACCGTTTCTGA
- a CDS encoding SDR family NAD(P)-dependent oxidoreductase — MKRKDFPDGAALVIGGSGGAGRAICLKLVESNVPVVFTYNKNQTRANELVNEITELGGEAQAIQLNVSDQQGIKELLEQTSQQYKQIHTLIMAIGYDIPQDYLANVTPELWQSILQSDVNGFFNVTHAAIPYLRESQGSIVHISSAGLFRYPPRDVLSVAPKAAIEVMIKAIAKEEGKYGIRANSVAIGVIETGIFLRLKETVFDEAWQEAVKAGLCLPRFGQAEEVAEAAIFLASSKSSYTTGQIITVDGGYHV; from the coding sequence ATGAAAAGAAAAGACTTTCCCGATGGTGCCGCACTGGTGATAGGCGGCAGTGGTGGTGCAGGCCGGGCGATTTGCCTGAAGCTGGTCGAAAGCAATGTCCCTGTCGTCTTCACTTACAACAAAAACCAGACCCGTGCAAATGAGCTGGTCAATGAAATTACGGAGCTGGGCGGAGAAGCTCAGGCTATCCAGTTAAACGTCAGTGACCAGCAGGGCATTAAAGAGCTTCTGGAACAAACCAGTCAGCAGTACAAGCAGATTCATACTCTGATTATGGCTATCGGCTACGATATTCCTCAGGACTACCTTGCTAATGTGACGCCGGAATTGTGGCAAAGCATTCTGCAATCGGATGTTAACGGGTTCTTCAACGTGACACATGCTGCTATTCCTTATTTAAGGGAAAGTCAGGGTTCTATTGTTCACATCAGCTCTGCAGGTTTGTTCCGTTACCCACCCAGAGACGTATTATCCGTTGCGCCTAAAGCGGCCATTGAGGTGATGATCAAGGCCATTGCCAAAGAAGAGGGAAAATACGGCATTCGTGCCAACAGTGTCGCCATAGGGGTGATTGAAACCGGCATTTTCCTGCGTCTTAAAGAGACTGTTTTTGATGAAGCATGGCAGGAAGCAGTAAAAGCCGGCCTCTGCCTGCCTCGTTTTGGTCAGGCAGAGGAAGTGGCTGAAGCAGCCATATTTCTTGCTTCCAGCAAATCGTCCTATACAACGGGCCAGATTATTACAGTTGATGGCGGCTACCACGTCTAG
- the prmC gene encoding peptide chain release factor N(5)-glutamine methyltransferase yields MSDYRIDHLLKQTTEQLKDSATARLDVEILLCHVLGKDRSFLFTWPEYELNEQQLSDFRRLVTERIKGTPVAYLTGARDFWTLKLSVSPATLIPRPDTELLVEQALAKPLPDNARVADLGTGTGAIALALASEKQRWAVTGVDKFEDAVTLAERNALKNRITNAVFSQGSWCASLPGDHFHMIVSNPPYICSDDEHLSQGDVRFEPETALASGADGLDDIRIIIQQATTKLVNGGWLLLEHGYHQAESIRQLMGNAGFDKISTVQDLSGHDRVTQGQLSN; encoded by the coding sequence ATGAGTGATTACCGGATTGATCACTTATTAAAACAGACGACAGAACAACTTAAAGACAGTGCGACTGCCCGTCTGGATGTTGAAATCCTTCTCTGCCATGTTCTTGGGAAAGACCGCAGTTTTCTGTTTACCTGGCCTGAATATGAACTGAATGAACAACAGCTGTCTGATTTCAGACGGCTAGTCACTGAACGGATAAAAGGGACACCTGTTGCTTATTTAACCGGTGCGCGTGATTTCTGGACATTGAAATTGTCTGTGTCTCCTGCGACATTGATTCCACGCCCTGATACGGAACTGCTGGTTGAACAGGCTCTCGCCAAACCGCTACCTGATAACGCAAGAGTGGCTGATCTGGGCACAGGCACCGGTGCTATTGCTCTGGCACTGGCTAGTGAAAAACAACGCTGGGCTGTAACCGGCGTTGATAAGTTTGAAGACGCAGTCACACTGGCCGAACGGAATGCACTGAAGAACCGCATTACCAATGCTGTTTTTTCTCAGGGCAGTTGGTGCGCGAGTCTTCCAGGCGACCACTTTCATATGATTGTCAGTAATCCGCCTTACATCTGCAGTGACGACGAACATCTTAGTCAGGGCGATGTACGGTTTGAACCCGAAACTGCTCTGGCGTCGGGTGCAGACGGTCTGGACGACATCCGCATCATTATTCAGCAGGCAACGACAAAATTGGTCAATGGCGGCTGGCTCTTGCTTGAACACGGTTACCACCAGGCTGAATCCATCCGTCAGCTAATGGGCAACGCCGGATTTGACAAAATTTCGACGGTTCAGGACCTGTCCGGCCATGACCGGGTAACGCAGGGTCAACTCTCTAACTGA
- a CDS encoding alkaline phosphatase, producing MTSLPLTSIVELARQSGLKAGIVTTASLTDATPASFIAKVNQRDCEAPDMMKDALIYNRKPVDCAQHRKVSGGLGSISEQLAASDANILLGGGKQHFNKLNEEGTNTILNQAQKHGFHVVTEPDALDNLPDNSKVLGLFADYNLPERMVYSNNGDASKPDPSLLNRLHRFLGSVALPDVMSCSQNPDDKNTPSLQKMTRAAIKHPSQDNPRGFFLMVESASIDKAAHQRRACGQISELQQLLEALDEALLFAESHPETLILVTADHGQAAQIIPDTSLFDEYDLPNKTPGFMVRLTTPEGGIMAINYATNTLFAEEHSGVNVPLFANAAGAGQIPAMITQPDIFHLMARYLGLDPTLTTQTALAKTKQ from the coding sequence ATGACCAGCCTGCCTCTGACATCTATTGTCGAACTGGCCAGACAATCTGGTCTGAAGGCAGGCATTGTTACCACCGCCAGCCTGACGGATGCTACTCCTGCGTCGTTTATTGCCAAAGTCAATCAGAGGGACTGTGAAGCGCCGGACATGATGAAGGATGCTCTCATCTACAATCGAAAACCTGTTGACTGCGCACAACATCGAAAAGTCAGTGGCGGGTTGGGTTCCATTTCCGAACAACTGGCTGCCTCCGATGCCAACATCCTGCTTGGGGGAGGCAAACAGCATTTTAACAAGCTCAATGAAGAAGGCACGAACACCATACTGAATCAGGCTCAAAAACATGGATTTCATGTGGTAACTGAGCCTGACGCTCTGGACAACCTGCCAGACAACAGCAAAGTACTGGGTCTGTTTGCTGATTACAATCTGCCAGAAAGAATGGTTTACAGTAACAACGGTGACGCATCCAAACCCGACCCCAGCCTGTTAAACCGCCTGCACCGATTTCTTGGCTCAGTCGCCCTGCCCGACGTAATGAGTTGCAGCCAAAACCCTGACGACAAAAACACCCCCTCACTACAGAAAATGACCCGAGCTGCCATCAAACACCCGTCACAGGATAACCCCAGAGGCTTTTTTCTGATGGTGGAATCTGCATCCATCGACAAAGCCGCTCATCAACGTCGTGCCTGTGGTCAGATCAGTGAGTTACAACAATTGCTGGAAGCGCTTGATGAGGCTTTGTTGTTTGCAGAAAGCCACCCGGAAACCCTGATTCTGGTGACTGCAGATCATGGGCAGGCTGCGCAGATCATACCCGACACCAGTCTGTTTGATGAATATGATCTGCCCAACAAAACGCCAGGGTTCATGGTACGCCTGACCACGCCTGAAGGGGGCATTATGGCCATCAACTACGCAACGAATACGCTGTTTGCCGAAGAACACTCAGGCGTCAATGTTCCCCTGTTTGCCAACGCCGCCGGGGCTGGCCAGATTCCTGCCATGATAACCCAGCCCGATATTTTTCATCTGATGGCCCGTTATTTAGGCCTTGATCCAACCCTAACCACTCAAACAGCACTTGCAAAAACAAAACAATGA
- a CDS encoding Rrf2 family transcriptional regulator has product MKLTKQTDYALRVLIYSALQPPDRLISVQEVTDVYRLSRSHVMKIVQKLGQEGYLKTIRGNGGGFSLNQPADRINLADVVSVMESTLELVDCQALECCLAPECRLRGVLADALAAFIQVLNGYTLADLCHNRGELLKLLPMSHRG; this is encoded by the coding sequence ATGAAACTGACGAAGCAGACGGATTACGCTTTAAGAGTGCTTATCTATTCGGCTCTTCAACCACCGGATCGATTGATTTCAGTGCAGGAAGTGACCGATGTTTACCGACTATCCCGCAGTCATGTCATGAAAATCGTTCAAAAGCTGGGGCAGGAAGGTTACCTGAAAACGATTCGGGGTAACGGGGGCGGATTTAGCCTTAACCAGCCTGCAGATCGCATTAATCTGGCTGATGTGGTGAGTGTTATGGAGTCCACACTGGAGCTGGTGGATTGTCAGGCGCTGGAGTGTTGTCTGGCGCCCGAGTGTCGGCTGCGGGGCGTTCTGGCTGATGCGCTGGCTGCATTTATACAGGTTCTGAATGGTTATACACTGGCCGATTTGTGTCATAACCGGGGAGAGTTGTTGAAGCTATTACCTATGAGTCACAGGGGTTAG
- a CDS encoding LysR family transcriptional regulator, which yields MKYASISAFVAVHETGSISAAARQLHRSRSQISAWISDLEVEWGLELIDRTTYRPTLTEDGRKLLPYCRLVLSDTVNLHDAIESLKRADSSLIVGFDFFLPVAYRKAVVSYFCQYFPEHEITIRQMTTIRLNECLANAEVHLGVISAPRVQNVQNFSTRQLGMCQFALCCSAEHPLASMQEITDTDLMTHKGILIAGMREFFDARAYTEVPDYETGLSLVRQGIGWCPAPMNDIRGEVECGQLVILNYKSAVARVPVIAYWSNSHAPTGVGQKLLNKLSELFTPLGYDADYSRTRRGSRHQL from the coding sequence ATGAAGTATGCCTCTATTTCAGCGTTTGTAGCGGTGCACGAAACCGGTTCAATTTCAGCAGCTGCCCGACAGTTGCACCGATCCCGGTCACAAATCAGTGCCTGGATCTCCGATCTGGAAGTGGAATGGGGATTGGAACTGATAGATCGCACAACCTATAGACCTACGTTGACCGAAGACGGTAGGAAGTTGCTGCCCTACTGTCGTCTGGTTCTGAGTGATACGGTGAATCTTCACGATGCTATTGAGTCCCTGAAGCGAGCAGATAGCAGTCTTATTGTCGGGTTTGATTTCTTTTTGCCGGTTGCCTATCGCAAGGCTGTTGTTTCTTATTTCTGCCAATATTTTCCTGAGCATGAAATTACTATACGTCAGATGACCACGATCAGGCTGAATGAGTGTCTTGCCAATGCTGAAGTTCATCTGGGCGTGATCTCTGCTCCGAGAGTACAAAATGTACAAAATTTTTCTACCAGACAATTGGGTATGTGCCAGTTTGCTTTATGTTGTAGTGCGGAGCACCCTTTGGCTTCAATGCAGGAAATCACCGATACAGACCTTATGACTCATAAAGGCATTCTGATTGCCGGAATGCGAGAGTTTTTTGATGCCCGGGCTTATACCGAGGTGCCTGATTATGAAACCGGACTGTCGCTGGTTAGACAGGGCATTGGCTGGTGCCCTGCGCCAATGAACGATATCAGAGGAGAGGTTGAGTGTGGGCAGCTGGTGATTCTCAACTACAAGTCAGCCGTTGCCAGAGTGCCTGTGATCGCTTACTGGAGTAACAGCCATGCCCCAACCGGTGTTGGTCAGAAGCTGTTGAACAAGCTGTCTGAACTCTTCACTCCACTGGGGTATGACGCAGACTATTCTCGGACTAGACGTGGTAGCCGCCATCAACTGTAA